The following proteins come from a genomic window of Nocardioides albertanoniae:
- the cydD gene encoding thiol reductant ABC exporter subunit CydD has translation MRPNDPRLRAQLMVARRPLAVVVAAGVLGAVLLIAQTYAVAGLLIAAVRGSGTVSGWGVNGWGVGDWGLAVIAVFVGRGVLGVASDLAGARAAGVVGADLRRRVVGAILRGQTGSSGSLSALATRGVSAAEPYLTRYVPALVLACVLPVMVLAVIAWTDPLSGLIVLLTLPLIPIFGVLVGLATRDQATSQWRVMAALAGHFLDVMRGLPTLVAFGRASAQSRVIAAITDRYRRRTLETLKIAFASAAVLELVATISVALVAVTIGIRLASGSVDLQTALVVLLLAPEAYWPLRRVGTEFHAAAEGSATLEATATLTPASREVTPAGRDVTSAGREVTDCRLDLQERPLGVGLELDEVALTYPDRRQPALSPASASIPDRGITAIVGPSGCGKSTLLATMAGLHETYAGTVELDGQTPAAGDGWRERFAYLPQRPVFVGGTIADNLRLGASDAAESDLWRVLKRVALAERIAELPGGLGADLAEDGRSLSAGERARLALARVVLSDRPWVLLDEPTAHLDADTERIIAETVTALSRDRAVVLVAHRQPLIDLADQLITLPAEESPLQVERSLLQAEAASGDVSACRTDASTCRSDASTGVSDFSAGRGALWGAAVVGGLSWASGVALTALAGWLIIKASYHPVVLTLVVAMVGVRTFGIARPVLRYLERLWSHDSALRLLAKRRVEIYDALVPLVPGALPGRRGDVLASVVDDVDAVLDEELRVRLPVREYAVAASLAVAVTALIDPVASALAAATVLAAAAAYWIAYAGAARAEETSIQVRARVSEQVVEAVQTATERRMWQASEPVLQALGDLARRATRSTVTAAGSSAVAKAVVLVTCGAAVAATAAYAGTSDGPMLALLVLVPLALAEPAATLADAGAARARTRAARRRLDELTDRSPAVVAPTHPKQPTEDVTITFDAVTARPGSTSPDGTSDGQPVELPDLHITPGARIGIVGPSGSGKSTMAALMLRFLDPETGTISLGAHSIRDLDPGDVRTQVGLVDDDPHVFASSLVENVRLARPAATDADVEAAIRRAHLGAWLDALPAGLHTRLGDGAAQVSGGERARLAVARSMLAGHKVLVLDEPLAHLDTSTATSLAHEVLSREDGTTDGRPDGSYRSDGSPDGPLGGTKTVLWMTHTSTGLGLTDSVVDLQRMGKRDGVDRAKDDPGLLARRPRGSTSGADDPARQP, from the coding sequence ATGCGCCCGAACGACCCCCGCCTTCGCGCCCAGCTGATGGTCGCGCGCCGCCCGCTCGCCGTGGTGGTCGCGGCGGGGGTGCTCGGGGCCGTGCTGCTGATCGCCCAGACGTACGCCGTCGCGGGGCTGCTCATCGCCGCGGTGCGTGGCTCGGGGACGGTGAGCGGCTGGGGTGTGAACGGCTGGGGCGTGGGGGACTGGGGTCTTGCGGTCATCGCCGTGTTCGTCGGCCGCGGGGTGCTCGGGGTGGCCTCCGACCTCGCCGGGGCACGGGCGGCCGGTGTCGTGGGGGCGGATCTGCGGCGTCGGGTCGTCGGCGCCATCCTGCGCGGGCAGACCGGCAGCTCGGGGTCGCTCTCGGCCCTGGCCACCCGCGGTGTCTCGGCCGCGGAGCCCTACCTGACGCGGTATGTGCCCGCGCTCGTGCTGGCCTGCGTGCTTCCCGTCATGGTGCTTGCGGTGATCGCCTGGACCGACCCGCTCAGCGGCCTCATCGTGCTGCTCACGTTGCCGCTCATCCCGATCTTCGGGGTGCTGGTCGGCCTGGCCACCCGCGACCAGGCGACCAGCCAGTGGCGGGTGATGGCGGCGCTCGCCGGCCACTTCCTCGACGTGATGCGGGGTCTGCCGACCCTCGTCGCCTTCGGCCGGGCATCGGCCCAGTCGAGGGTCATCGCGGCGATCACCGACCGCTACCGCCGACGCACCCTCGAGACGCTCAAGATCGCCTTCGCCTCCGCCGCGGTGCTCGAGCTCGTCGCCACCATCTCGGTCGCCCTCGTCGCCGTGACCATCGGGATCCGCCTCGCCTCCGGCTCGGTCGACCTGCAGACCGCTCTCGTCGTACTGCTCCTCGCGCCCGAGGCCTACTGGCCCCTGCGCCGCGTCGGCACCGAGTTCCACGCCGCCGCCGAGGGTTCCGCGACCCTCGAAGCCACCGCCACCCTCACCCCCGCCAGCCGAGAAGTCACCCCCGCAGGTCGAGACGTCACGTCTGCAGGTCGAGAGGTCACCGATTGCCGACTCGACCTGCAGGAGCGACCTCTCGGCGTGGGGTTGGAGCTCGACGAGGTGGCACTGACCTATCCCGACCGGCGACAGCCGGCGCTGTCGCCGGCGAGCGCGAGCATCCCCGACCGTGGGATCACCGCCATCGTCGGCCCGAGCGGATGCGGCAAGTCGACGTTGTTGGCGACGATGGCAGGCCTGCACGAGACGTACGCCGGCACGGTCGAGCTCGACGGGCAGACCCCGGCCGCGGGCGACGGCTGGCGTGAACGCTTCGCCTACCTGCCCCAGCGACCGGTCTTCGTCGGCGGGACGATCGCCGACAACCTCCGCCTCGGTGCGAGTGACGCGGCCGAGAGCGACCTGTGGCGGGTGCTCAAGCGCGTCGCTCTCGCCGAGCGGATCGCCGAGCTTCCGGGCGGCCTCGGCGCCGACCTCGCCGAGGACGGTCGGTCGCTGTCGGCCGGCGAGCGCGCACGTCTGGCCCTGGCCCGCGTCGTACTCTCCGATCGTCCCTGGGTCCTCCTCGACGAGCCCACCGCCCACCTCGATGCCGACACCGAGCGGATCATCGCCGAGACCGTCACCGCGCTGTCCCGCGACCGCGCCGTCGTCCTCGTCGCCCACCGCCAACCCCTCATCGACCTCGCCGACCAGCTCATCACCCTCCCCGCCGAGGAGTCACCCCTGCAGGTCGAGAGGTCGCTTCTGCAGGCCGAAGCGGCATCCGGTGACGTCTCGGCCTGCAGAACTGACGCTTCGACCTGCAGGAGTGACGCTTCGACCGGCGTGAGTGACTTCTCGGCGGGGCGGGGGGCGTTGTGGGGAGCGGCGGTGGTCGGTGGGTTGAGCTGGGCCTCGGGGGTGGCGCTGACGGCGCTGGCGGGGTGGCTGATCATCAAGGCCTCCTACCACCCGGTGGTGCTCACGCTGGTGGTGGCGATGGTGGGGGTGCGGACGTTCGGGATCGCGCGGCCGGTGCTGCGCTATCTGGAGCGGCTGTGGTCCCACGACAGCGCGTTGAGGCTGCTGGCGAAGCGGCGGGTCGAGATCTACGACGCGCTGGTGCCGTTGGTGCCGGGCGCGCTCCCGGGCCGCAGGGGCGATGTGCTGGCGAGCGTCGTCGACGATGTCGACGCCGTGCTCGACGAGGAGCTGCGGGTGCGCCTGCCCGTCAGGGAGTACGCCGTCGCAGCATCTCTCGCGGTAGCCGTGACCGCCCTCATCGACCCGGTGGCCTCCGCCCTGGCCGCGGCCACGGTGCTCGCGGCTGCCGCCGCCTACTGGATCGCGTACGCCGGCGCAGCACGGGCCGAGGAGACCTCGATCCAGGTGCGGGCACGGGTCTCCGAGCAGGTGGTCGAGGCTGTGCAGACGGCCACCGAGCGCAGGATGTGGCAGGCGAGCGAGCCGGTGCTGCAGGCCCTCGGCGACCTCGCTCGCAGAGCCACCAGATCGACCGTGACGGCTGCTGGGTCCTCGGCCGTCGCGAAGGCCGTGGTGCTGGTCACCTGCGGTGCGGCGGTCGCGGCTACGGCCGCCTACGCGGGCACCTCCGACGGGCCGATGCTGGCTCTGCTCGTGCTGGTGCCGCTGGCGCTGGCCGAGCCGGCGGCCACCTTGGCCGACGCCGGGGCTGCCAGGGCCCGCACCCGCGCCGCGCGTCGCCGCCTCGACGAGCTCACCGACCGCTCACCGGCGGTCGTCGCGCCCACCCACCCGAAGCAGCCGACCGAGGACGTCACGATCACGTTCGACGCCGTCACCGCCCGGCCCGGCAGCACCAGCCCGGACGGCACCAGCGACGGACAGCCCGTCGAGCTCCCCGACCTGCACATCACCCCGGGAGCGAGGATCGGCATCGTCGGCCCGTCCGGCTCCGGCAAGAGCACCATGGCCGCACTGATGCTGCGCTTCCTCGACCCCGAGACCGGCACGATCTCCCTCGGCGCTCACTCGATCCGCGACCTCGACCCCGGCGACGTACGCACCCAGGTCGGCCTCGTCGACGACGACCCGCACGTCTTCGCCTCCAGCCTCGTGGAGAACGTGCGACTCGCCAGGCCGGCGGCGACCGATGCCGACGTGGAGGCAGCGATCCGGCGAGCGCACCTCGGTGCGTGGCTCGACGCCCTTCCTGCGGGGCTGCACACCAGGCTCGGTGACGGCGCCGCCCAGGTCTCGGGTGGTGAGCGGGCGAGGCTGGCGGTGGCGAGGTCGATGCTGGCCGGGCACAAGGTCCTGGTTCTGGACGAACCTTTGGCTCATCTGGACACCTCGACCGCCACGTCGCTGGCGCACGAAGTGCTCTCGCGGGAGGATGGCACCACAGATGGCCGGCCAGATGGCTCATATCGATCAGATGGATCACCCGACGGTCCGCTCGGCGGAACGAAAACCGTGTTGTGGATGACTCATACATCGACCGGCCTCGGGTTGACCGATAGCGTGGTCGACCTGCAACGGATGGGGAAGCGAGACGGTGTTGACCGAGCCAAGGACGATCCGGGTCTACTTGCTCGACGACCACGAGGTAGTACGTCAGGGGCTGACGACCCTGCTCGACAGCCATGA
- the cydB gene encoding cytochrome d ubiquinol oxidase subunit II → MELTTVWFCLIGAMWIGYFVLEGFDFGVGMLLPVLARDDRERRVMINTIGPVWDGNEVWLITAGAATFAAFPEWYATLFSGFYLPLFIILIALILRGVAFEYRHQRPSATWAGWWDRAVIFGSYVPAFLWGVAFANIVRGVPIDGDFEFTGSVLTLLNPYGLLGGLVTLSLFVTHGALFIALKTDGDIRARARALSLKLGVVAAVLAVVFLVWTQVLTGNLATAVLFVVAALALVGGLAAAYAGREGVAFTGTFLAIGLAVAGLFVGLFPDVMPSTTSVANSLTTTNAAATPYTLKLMTIAAALFAPLVLGYQAWTYWVFRKRISIHHIPAGH, encoded by the coding sequence ATGGAACTCACGACTGTCTGGTTCTGCCTCATCGGCGCGATGTGGATCGGCTACTTCGTGCTCGAGGGCTTCGACTTCGGCGTAGGGATGCTGCTCCCGGTGCTGGCCCGAGACGACCGCGAGCGACGCGTCATGATCAACACGATCGGCCCGGTCTGGGACGGCAACGAGGTCTGGCTGATCACCGCGGGCGCAGCGACCTTCGCGGCGTTCCCGGAGTGGTACGCCACGTTGTTCTCCGGCTTCTACCTGCCGCTGTTCATCATCCTGATCGCGCTGATCCTGCGTGGGGTCGCCTTCGAGTACCGCCACCAGCGGCCCTCGGCCACCTGGGCCGGGTGGTGGGACCGTGCGGTGATCTTCGGGTCCTACGTGCCCGCGTTCCTGTGGGGCGTGGCGTTCGCCAACATCGTGCGCGGGGTGCCGATCGACGGCGACTTCGAGTTCACCGGATCGGTGCTCACGCTGCTCAACCCCTATGGGCTGTTGGGCGGGCTCGTGACCTTGTCGCTGTTCGTGACCCATGGGGCGCTGTTCATCGCGCTCAAGACCGACGGCGACATCCGGGCCCGGGCCCGCGCGCTGTCGCTCAAGCTCGGTGTCGTCGCGGCCGTGCTCGCCGTCGTGTTCCTGGTCTGGACCCAGGTGCTGACCGGCAACCTGGCGACCGCGGTGCTCTTCGTGGTGGCGGCGCTGGCGCTCGTGGGCGGGCTCGCGGCTGCGTACGCCGGTCGTGAGGGGGTCGCCTTCACCGGCACCTTCTTGGCGATTGGGCTGGCGGTGGCCGGGCTCTTCGTGGGGCTCTTCCCCGACGTGATGCCGTCGACGACGTCCGTCGCCAACTCGCTGACGACGACCAACGCCGCCGCGACGCCCTACACGCTGAAGCTGATGACCATCGCCGCAGCGCTGTTCGCGCCGCTCGTGCTGGGCTACCAGGCCTGGACCTACTGGGTCTTCCGCAAGCGGATCTCGATCCACCACATCCCCGCCGGCCACTGA